CCACGTTGACCGCAGAGGTGGAGGGCATCTCTGCCGCGGGTGCCACCTCGGAATCACGCCGCTACACCGCGATTGCTGACGCTGAGTTGCTGCTGTATGGGCCCTCACATCGGCCTCGCTGGCCATTGCCGCCCCTTCCCGCCGGCGTCTCACCAGCGTTGATCAGTTGGGTGGCTGCGGAGGCGGTCAAGATTCAGCCCTGGGTGGGTTCGATCGGACTGTCCAAGATGCCTCCCTTCGCGCATCTGCACTTTGAGAATTCTGAGCTTGGTCCAGCCGCATGCATCAGCAGCGGGCAGGCCATGACACCTCAGAGAGTCATGCAGCTGCTCAACCAAGGCCAACGGTTCGGTGAACGTTTGCGCCACCCGCTCGTGCTTGCTGAATGTGTCCCCGGAGGGACCACCACAGCGTTAGCTGTTCTTTGCGGTCTTGGCGTTCCCGCCCATGACCTGATCAGCGGGAGTGCCATCCATCCTCCGATGGCCTTAAAACGAGACCTGGTGCGTCAGGGGCTGCAATCGGCAAAGCTCAGCGCAACACCTTCCGCTCAGGAGCTCTTAGCTGCCGTGGGAGATCCTTTTCAGGCCTTTGCGACCGGGTTACTGATCGGATCGCTCAAGAGCCGTCAACCCCTCCTCTTGGCTGGGGGCAGTCAGATGGCGACCGTGCTGGCACTCGCCCTCAACATGGTGTCGACCAAACAGCGCCGCTTGCTTTGCAAGCAAGTGCTGATTGGCACAACCGCCTGGTTGGCTGGGGAAGTGCTCACGCCCAGCGGGAGTAAACGCGCATCCCTGGTCGAGCTGCTGGCATTACTGGAAAATCATTTCGATGTTTCCATCTGTGCGTTAGCAACTGGCCTGCGCTTTCAGGGCAGTCGACACCTCGCGCTGCGTGATTACGAGCTCGGACACGTGAAAGAGGGCGTGGGTGCCGGAGGCCTCGCCTTGCTTGCGCAGCTGCGTGGACTGTCCTTGGAGCGCATCAGCCAGGCGTGCGACAACGCCATGGATCAATTGCTCGAATCCAAGCGCAAACAGCAGGAATCTCCAAGGGATCCCGCCCCGTAAGGTTTGAGAATGATCGGCCCATCTGCTCAGCCCGTTTCCTTTCGCCGGCGACAGCTGCTTCAGGCCGGCTTGATTGCCGGACTCTCCTGGCTCACAGGCTGTGCGCGGTCGAATGATTCGCCTCTCTTGCGGGCCCCGAGGAAGAGCCTGCCTGCCCTGTGGCAAAAGCAACTCAAGGCGCCCTGGCGCATTGCAGACCTGGAAGCGATCAACAGCTCCGCCCCCCCGTGGCTGTCGTCCACCGATCTGCTCACCATTGGGGATGGTTGGTTATCACGTCTGGATCCGGGATCGTTTCAAGCCATTGATGCCGCCCCTCTTCAAGCGCAATTAGGACCGGCATCAGAGCGGTTTCTGTCTGAATTACCTAGCGACTGGAAAGGCAAAATTTTTCCGGTGGGCGTCAGCCCCTGGGTGATGCTGTTTCGAGGAGAGCCAGCCCTCAAACGCCAAGCAGCCAACAGCTGGGATGTTCTGCTCCAGCCTGAACTGAAAGGCAACGTTCTGTTGCCGTCGAGCCCGCGGCTGGTGATGTCGCTGGCAGAGCACATGCAGAGCCCTGATGCCCTCCGAAGCCTCAAACAGGCAGCGATCAGTTTTGATGATCGCCATGCCCTCAACTGGTTGCTGCAAGGCGATGCACAAGTGGCCGTGCTGCCTCTCCAACGCTGCATGGCAGCACTGCTTCGGGATCAAAGGCTGCATGCAGTGCTGCCTGCGCAGGGTGCGCCCCTGAACTGGACCGTGATGCTGCGCCCTCGTTCAAGCAAAGAGCCCCTCCCTCAGGACTGGGTCGAGAAGGCCTGGGAAGAGCCACTGCTGAGTCGGATGCTCTCGGCAGGCTGGGTTCCGCCCCTGGCTCGTTCCCAACTCAGCACTGCCATGTCGCGGGTGCCAAAACGGCTTCGCACCCTGGTTCTTCCCTCCGAGGAGATCTGGCAACGCTGCTGGAATCTTGCCCCTCTGGATCCGTCAGAACAGGAGGCGTTGAAAGCCAAGTGGCAGGCCTTAACCCCATAGACGTCGTCGAGGGGCCGCGGCCAAGAGCTGATGGGTCTCCGCCAAGAGATCAGGAATCGCTAGTTGATGGGGACAACGGGGCAGGCAATCCCCGCAGGTCTCACAGCCTTCGGCGTTGACCTCCTCCCACCAGTGGCCAGCGCGCCCAATCAAGTTGTAACGCTCTTCTGTGAACTCCTGCAGGTCGTGAGCAAGTCGCAGGTTGCGCAGTCGCAACAACTCGGGAATGGGCACCTCCTTCGGACAGGGGAGACAGGCACGGCATTGATGGCAAAGCGTGTCTCCAAGCCGCTGCTGCCGCAACTGTTCGAGACGAATCACAGCCGTCTGCTCTGCAGGGGTGAGCGCCCCATCACTGCTGGCCATGGAGGCGGCCAGGTTGAGATCGCTCGGGCGGCTGGCCCCAACCGTCAGGGTGCTAATTCCGGCAGCTAAGAGGTAGCGGTAAGCAAGAGCAAGGGGGTCCCAAGGCTGGCAATCGGCCTTCAGCCGTGAGCTTGGTGCCTGCAAACGGCCCCCCTTATCGGCGGGGGAGATCGCCATCACTCCCATCCCTGCATCCAGCGCTTCCAACGCCAAGGGAAGCCGGGCTGGATCCAAGAGATGGAGATGCAGGCTGCAAAACCGAAACCTCCCCGTTGAGATCGCACGAGCGATCAGTGCATTGGAGCCATGGCTGCTGAAGCCAACTTGACCCACAAGCCCTGATCTCAACGCCCAGTCCAAGAGCCTTGCTCCCTCTCCTTCAACCGCCCAATGCAGGTGTTTCTCTCGATTCAGGCCATGAACTGCCAAGCCATGCAGAAAGGGGCGTCCCAACCGTTCAAGGCACGCAGATAAGGCGCGTTTCCCTTGTTCCAAAGACAGGCCTGGAAGGAGTTTGCTGGTGATTAACCACCCCCCTTCAGGAACGATCCCTTCCTGAGCCAGCTGATCCAAAGCCTGCCCCAAAAAGGTTTCAGCAGGGCCATAGGCGGGTGCCGTCTCCAAGTGATTGATCCCAGCGGCATGGGCTGCCCGCAAGACGGCAAGCATTTGGGCACGATCTTGCAAAGCACGCATCGTCCCAAGGGTGAACAAGCTCACCGCTGGACCCGTACCAAACGCACGACGAATCCCAGCACCATCCAAAGGCTCTGTGGTCATTCCAGAGGAGTGTCCTCGTTTGTTTCCTCGTCCTTGGGTTGTCTGGACTGCAGGTGGCGGACCATGGCGGCAGGGCTGACCTGATCTAAAAATCGACGAAACTCGGTGCGATCCTCTGCATCCGCTTCTGCATCCACAGCGATCGAGGCTTCAGCAACGACTTCCTCCAACATCCAAATGCTGCTGCCAGTGCGGATGGCAAGCGCAATGGCATCACTGGGCCTGGCATCGATGTTCAGGAGATCGTCCCCTGTCTGCTGCTCCTCGATCGGCTCATAGTCTGCGGAATCTTCCATCTCATCGACTGGTGCGTCGTGGCTGAGTTTCAACACAGCGCGAAAGGTGCTGTCTTCAATCGCATGGATGATGACCCGTTCGAGGTGCAGCTCACCGGCAGCCAACAAGCTCACCATCAAGTCATGGCTTAAGGGGCGAGGTGAGGGCTCTCCATTCAATCCAGCCATGATGTTGTGGGCCTGGGCCTGATCGATCCAGATCGGCACTTGGCGCCGTCGAGATGGATCGCGAAGCAAAACGATCGGACTGCGACTGGCGGCATCTAGCGCAATGCCGATCACGCTCATTTCCACCATCGACGGCTCTCCCCCCCTTCCTCGATTATGACCAGTGAACACACGCTGAAGGCGCAGCATGTTCACGGGTCTGGTGCAAGCTGTTGGTCGGATTGAGCGCCGCGGCAGTGGCCTCGTCGTGAGTGGCTGCAATCCATTCGCGCCCCTGCAGCTTGGAGACAGCGTCGCCGTTGATGGCGTCTGTCTCACGGTGGCGGCACTGGTGGGCGATGGGTTTCTTGCCAATGTCAGCGAAGAAACGCTGCAACGAAGCACCCTCGGACGCAAGGCCTCAACAGGCGGGGCGGTCAATTTGGAGCCAGCCCTACGCCTGTCCGATCGCCTTGGCGGGCATCTGGTGAGTGGTCATGTCGACAGCATCGGCGAGGTGCTGGCCATCGAAGCCCTCAGCCAATCCTGGAATCTCGAGTTGCGCTGGAGAGATGCCGCCTATGGCCGCTACATCTGTGAGAAAGCCAGTGTGGCCGTGAATGGCATCAGCCTCACGGTGGCAGGGTGTTCGGATGCAGGCGCACGATTTTGGATCGCCGTGATTCCTCACACCTGGATGGCCACAGCCTTGCGCGATCTCGCACCCGGGGATGAGGTGAATTTAGAAATCGATCTGCTTGCTCGCTACACGGAACGCCTGCTCGACCACTCGCGGGAAGGCACTCCATCCGCCGGGGGCAAACACAGTTCTATGAGCGCTGAGTGGCTCGCCGCCCACGGTTGGAGCTGAGGCTTGAAGCTGAGGGAACATCACAAAAACCGGTCAGATCCTCGGGGAATCAATACCTTTCGTGAGTGTCTCTTTTGCAACGTTCATGACCGCTGACGATCGTCCCGATTCCCTCGGGACTTTTAAAGCTTTCGCCATCGCCGAAGGCATTCTGCTGATGATCTTAGGAGTGATTGCCCTGATTTTTCCGGTGCTTGCATCCGTATGGGTCACCGGAGTGATCGCCGTTGTCTTTCTCGTTGGAGGTGTCGTGGGGTGGATCAGCAATCTGGCCCGTTCCAAACGCATGGGCCGCTGGATTTGCTTTTGGCGATTAGTGGTTTCAACCTTGTTCATCGTTGCGGGTGCATCGATGCTCAGCAGTTTCGACAGCGCTGCAGCGCTTAAGGATCAAGTCATCTCCCTATCACTAGTGGTAGGGATCGTGTTTCTTGTTGAGGGTGTGGTGGCCTTTTTCAACGGCCTTTCTCATAGCAACCGTCCTGGAGCGGGCTGGGCCGTGGCCAACGGCGTGATCACCTTCATTCTTGGTCTGTTGATCGTGACGCTGAATTCCTGGAACTTGGTTTGGGTGCTGGGAATGCTCGTGGGGATCAGCTTGCTTTTCAGCGGCATTGATCTGATTGCCTTTAGCTCAACCATTCACAACGATCAAGATCCACCAGCTGCTGCGTGATCACCACGCAGCCAGGCTCTTTAGGCCAGTGAGCGCAAGGGCCCGGGTTTCATCAACCTGGGTCTTTTTTTGCAGCTTGATCAGCACTCACCTCTGCAACCTTGAGCTCCTCGTTGTTCATTGGCAGTAGCCAGATGGAACGGGAGTCTTGACGCAATTCAATCCGAAACTCTTGGCCGGGCTCTAGGCCAAGGCGACGGGTGCAGGCATGACCGATCAGCAGATTTCCATTGCCATGAACCCGGGTCTTGAATTCGGCTTGGCGACCTCTCGTTCCACCCCCACCACCAGAACTGGAGGAGGGAAGCTTGTAGCCCTTCGCTTCCACTAGGGCTTTGTAAAAGCCCTTGCGTAGAACTCGACCACTGGGGCCGACATACCCGCATCCACGGGCAATTTCGTCTTCAGAGCGATTGCTGAGTGACCGGGCCCTGTTCAGCAATTCCTGGCCAGTGAGCATCTAACTCAAGAAATTTGATTTAATTCTGACCATAACGCTCATACCAAGCAACAAAAGTATCGAAATAACATGAGAGGCAAGAGCGACCAAGCTTGCTCAGATGAGATAGAGAATCACAAATAAGACCACCCAGATGCCGTCAACGAAGTGCCAATAGAGCTCTGCGGCTTCCAAGGGAAAGTGATTATCAGCGCTGACGCGTCCCTCAGGAGTCCGACATTGCCACCACACGATCAAAATCATCAGTGCGCCCAGGGTCACATGCAACCCATGGAAGCCAGTGAGAGCGTAGAAAGTGCTGGCATAGAGGTTGTCAGTCAAGCCAAATGGCAAGGTGAAATACTCCACCATCTGACTCGCCAAAAAGGCCAAGCCCAGAGCTGCCGTCAGCAGTAACCAGCTTCTGCAACGTTGCATCTCACTTCGGCGCAGATTGACACCAGCGCGATGGAAGGTGGCGCTACTGACAAGCAGGAGAATGGTGTTCAGGGTTGGAAGCGGAAGTTCCAACTCATAGACAGCACCAGGCAGGAGAGGATTAACAGCCTTAAACGTGAGATAGGCAGCGAAAAAGCCTGCAAATGTCATCGCGTCAGCCACCAAGAAGGTGGCTAGGCCAAACATGCGGTGGTCGGGATGGCTTTCTTCGTGATGCTCCTGAATCTCAACAGCTTGATCTTGGGGGGAAAGGGAAGTCATCGGCCGCTGCTCCATAAATCACTGCCACTGGCGTCTTTCAAGTCGATCTTGTCCGCTGGGATTCCATATCCATAGGGGTGAGTGACCAAAGGAGGCTCACCTTTCCAGTTCTCTACAGGAGGCGGAGAGCTGGTCAACCATTCAGGGGTTAAGGCTCGCCAAGGGTTGTCTCCAGCAATTTGGCCTGAGCGTGCACTCACGAACACGTTCCAAAGGAAGGGCAAGGTGCTGAGGGCCATCAGCAGGGCGCCAACACTGCTGATCTGATTCACAAACGCAAATTGGGGGTCGTATTCAGCAACACGCCTAGGCATGCCGTTGAGACCAAGCCAATGCTGGGGAGCAAAGCAAAGATTGAATCCAATAAACGTCAACAAGAAATGAAAACGTCCGAGATTTTCATCCAGCATCCTCCCCGTGACTTTTGGAAACCAGTGATACACAGACGCGAAGATCACAAAAACCGAACCCCCATAGACAATGTAGTGGAAGTGAGCGACTACGAAATAGGTGTCATGAACATGAACGTCAAAAGGCACTTGCGCAAGCGCTACACCAGTAATCCCGCCCAACACAAAGTTGATAATAAAACCGCAAGAGAACAGAACAGCGCTATTAAGACTGATTTTTCCTCCCCACAAAGTGGCTAACCAGTTAAAGAATTTAATTCCGGTGGGAACGGCAATAAAGGCCGTGGCAATGGTGAAAAACAGGCGCATCCATGGAGGCGTGCCGCTGGTAAACATGTGATGGGCCCAAACAACAAGCCCAAGAACCACGATTGCCATAATCGAATACACCATCGTGGTGTACCCAAAAAGAGGCTTCCGGCAATGAATCGGAAGGATTTCACTCACCAAACCAAAGGCCGGCAACACCATAATGTAGACGGCTGGATGCGAATAAAACCAGAAGAGGTGTTGATAAACAACAACGTTTCCACCCATGCCTGGATTAAAGAATCCCGTATGAGCAACGATATCGAAGCTCAGAAGAATCAAGGTACCTGCGAGAACGGGCGTGGATAAAACAACGAGAATGCTCGTTCCAAGCATTGCCCAGCAGTACATCGGCAATTGCATCAGCTTCAATCCAGGCCGACGCAATTTCAGAATGGTGGCAATGAAATTAATTCCGCCAAAGATGGAACTTCCACCAAGCAATAGAACGCTCAGGATCCAAATAATCTGTCCACTCGCAGGAGTCGTCAGACTGAGGGGTGGATAAGCTGTCCAGCCTGACTGTGCCGCGCCGGTAATAAAGTAACTGGTGATCAGAAGTAGACCAGCAGGGGGAATCAACCAAAAAGCAACAGCATTCAGCCTTGGGAAAGCCATGTCCCTGGCCCCCACATAGAACGGAATCAGATAATTGCCAAATGCACCATTCACCACCGGGACGATCCAGAGAAAGATCATCACAGTGCCGTGCAGGGTCAGGACCTGGTTGTAAACATCCCGGGGCATAAAATCAGCTACCGGGCTTGTCAGCTCTGTGCGAATAGCGCCAGCCAGGGCACCACCAATCAGGTAAAAAGCAAAGCCACACACCAAATATTGAAGCCCGATCACTTTGTGATCGACGCTAAAACTGAGGTAGCGAAGCCACCCAGTTGGTTGCAAGGAGGGGGGTTTGCTTTGCTGGGGAAGAGTAAGTGTCATGCCTCAGATACAGGGAGCTTGCGATTGGCTTGGAACCAGGCGTCGTAGTCGTCGGCCGACTCAACCACCACTGTGGAGCGCATTCCACCGTGATAGGGGCCGCAAAGTTCTGCGCAAACCACTGGGTAACGCCCTGGACGGGTGGGAGTGAAATTGAGCAAGGTTGGCTGGCCTGGAATGATGTCCTGCTTGAGCCTGAATTCTGGAACCCAGAATGCATGGATCACATCTTTAGCCTCCATTTTCAATGAAACAGGTCGTCCTGATGGAACATGCAATTCTCCAGAGATAATGTCGCCTTCGGGATAGTGGAAGAGGAAGGCAAATTGCATCGCCGTGACCTCAACAGGAAGAGGCGCTCCAGCCATTTCAGAACTCGCTTGCATTGCCCCTGCTGTGCCAATTCCTCCCCAAACCCTTTCTTCTGTGGCTTGAGAGTCACCGTGGCCCCCATGTCCAAGGGGAACCATTCCCCCCATTCGTTCGTAGATGTCGTAGCTGAATAAACCCACGAACAGGACAACGATGGCTGGGACAGCCGTCCAAAAAATCTCCAGCGGCAAATTGCCTTCCAGTGCAATCCCGTCACCAATCTGTCCAGCTTTGCGGCGGAAACGAACAAGGCTGAATACCACCAGCCCAACGATTCCCACAAACAAAATTGTACCGATGCTGAACAGAACACGAAACAGTTCGTCGTAAATGGGTGCATTGACGCTGGCATCAACAGGAAGAAGGTTGATGTTTTGGCCAATCCACAATCCACCCAGCACAAGGATCATTCCCAGCACAAGAGTGAGAATCGCCGAGGGGATAGGCACGAAACTCCTGGTACATCTCCCTTAAGACTATGGAGATCCCGAGCCTTCTTCATGCCGTGATTGTTAAAGCAGCCTGTAGTTCCTGCTAACACAGCTGTTTCAGGGCGTTGTTGTCAGCAAAGGGAGATTTTGGCGCCCATAAAAATGTCGGAGACCTGTAAATAGCGTGCCGCTTCAGATCAGATCGCTAGTTTCCAAAAATAAACCGCGTGATTAGGAGGAACAGTCGTTGACTTCATCGGCAACAGTTCCGATTCGTTTGCGCCTGGCGCAACTCGCAGCTCACCTGGTCGTGGCTCTGATTGCTCTAGTGGTGATTGGAGGAGCAACCCGTGTCATGGAGGCCGGGCTGGCCTGTCCTGATTGGCCTCTCTGTTACGGGAGCCTTCTTCCTGGACGCCAGATGAACCTCAAGGTGTTCTTGGAGTGGTTCCACCGCCTAGATGCCTTTGTTGTAGGCGTCGCCCTGCTCGTCCAGCTCGGTGCCGCCTGGTTCTGGAGGAAGGAATTGCCGCGTTGGTTCCTGCCTCTGTCCTTCCTTTTGGTCCTGTTAGTGGTTCTTCAGGGAGGCCTCGGGGCCCTAACCGTGCTTCAACTGCTCCCCTCATCGGTGGTGACAGCCCATCTCGTTCTGGCGTTGACCCTGGTCATCGTGATGAGCGGACTCACCCAAAGGCTGCTGCACACCGGATCGAAAGATGCTGCCGCCCCTCGCTGGTGGCCCTTTCTTGGCGGAATCAGCCTGGCAGCCGTTTCAGGCCAATGCCTGCTCGGAGGGCGGATGGCCAGCTCATGGGCGGCCCAACGTTGCTTGCAGGAAGGTCAGTCCTGCCAATGGCTTCATTGGCATCGCAGTGCCGCAACCCCAGCTGCGATTTGCGTCCTGCTTTTCGTTGCAACAGCTCTGATCGCCGGCGGCTGGGCTCGTCAGCAATGGCCCCTCCTGATCACAGCCACCCTGCTGGTCTCAACCCAAATCGGTTTGGGAGTTCTCACCTTGCGGCTTGGTCTGAGCCAGCCAGCGGTGACGGTGGGTCATCAACTCGTTGCCTGTCTGCTCGTGGCCGTCCTCGCGGCTCTCACCTGGAGACGCCCGTCAGCACCCGACTCCCCTCTCACGATCGCTCGCGATTCTTCAACCCTGGAGCCCTGTCATGGCTAGTTCAGCTTCCGTTGCTCCAATGCCCCCATCCCTCACCAGGGATGAGGTGGTGCCATCTCGCAAGAGAATCAAACTACCCCCCTGGCTTGAGGTTGCCAAACCGAGGCTGATCCCACTCCTGCTCGCCACCACCTTGGGAGGAATGGCTCTCACCGAAGGCTGGCCCCTCTCATCACCACGGCTGGCCTGCACCCTTGGTGGTGGTGCATTGGCCGCTGCCGCCGCTGGCGTTCTCAACTGTTTGTGGGAGCAGGAGCTGGATGGACGCATGCTGCGCACGAGCGGCCGAGCCCTTCCCTCTGGGCGGTTGTCTCCATCCGCGGCCTTTGTTGGTGCGGTGTCCTGCACGCTTGCTGCAGCGGCGCTTCTCGTCAGTGGCGTGAACTGTCTTGCAGCTGGACTGTCTCTCCTAGGACTCTGCAGCTATGTCCTGCTTTACACCGCGCTTCTGAAGCCCCGCACCACGCAAAACATTGTGGTTGGCGGTGTTGCTGGTGCCATCCCACCCCTGGTCGGAGCGGCTGCAGCAACAGGCCACATAGGCCTGAGCGGATGGTGGCTGTTCGCGCTTGTGATGGTGTGGACTCCTGCCCATTTCTGGGCACTTGCCCTGCTTTTGCATGACGACTATCGAGCCGTCGGCATTCCCATGCTCCCTGTCGTCAAGGGACCATTGGTCACCACGAGGGCGATTCGACGCTATGGATGGGCCACCATATTGCTCAGCTTTTTGGGCATTTGGGCCCTACCGGAAGGTGGTGCCTTGTATGGGCTCTTGATCCTTCCCTTCAACGGTCGCCTTCTGCAGATGGTGGAGCGTCTGGCTGCGGAACCCAACAACCGAGATCGCGCCAAGGGATTGTTTCGTTGGTCAATCCTTTATTTGTTCGGAATCTGTTTGTTGCTTGTC
This portion of the Synechococcus sp. ROS8604 genome encodes:
- a CDS encoding HdeD family acid-resistance protein produces the protein MTADDRPDSLGTFKAFAIAEGILLMILGVIALIFPVLASVWVTGVIAVVFLVGGVVGWISNLARSKRMGRWICFWRLVVSTLFIVAGASMLSSFDSAAALKDQVISLSLVVGIVFLVEGVVAFFNGLSHSNRPGAGWAVANGVITFILGLLIVTLNSWNLVWVLGMLVGISLLFSGIDLIAFSSTIHNDQDPPAAA
- a CDS encoding heme A synthase, translating into MTSSATVPIRLRLAQLAAHLVVALIALVVIGGATRVMEAGLACPDWPLCYGSLLPGRQMNLKVFLEWFHRLDAFVVGVALLVQLGAAWFWRKELPRWFLPLSFLLVLLVVLQGGLGALTVLQLLPSSVVTAHLVLALTLVIVMSGLTQRLLHTGSKDAAAPRWWPFLGGISLAAVSGQCLLGGRMASSWAAQRCLQEGQSCQWLHWHRSAATPAAICVLLFVATALIAGGWARQQWPLLITATLLVSTQIGLGVLTLRLGLSQPAVTVGHQLVACLLVAVLAALTWRRPSAPDSPLTIARDSSTLEPCHG
- a CDS encoding bifunctional nuclease family protein; this encodes MVEMSVIGIALDAASRSPIVLLRDPSRRRQVPIWIDQAQAHNIMAGLNGEPSPRPLSHDLMVSLLAAGELHLERVIIHAIEDSTFRAVLKLSHDAPVDEMEDSADYEPIEEQQTGDDLLNIDARPSDAIALAIRTGSSIWMLEEVVAEASIAVDAEADAEDRTEFRRFLDQVSPAAMVRHLQSRQPKDEETNEDTPLE
- a CDS encoding ABC transporter substrate-binding protein, yielding MIGPSAQPVSFRRRQLLQAGLIAGLSWLTGCARSNDSPLLRAPRKSLPALWQKQLKAPWRIADLEAINSSAPPWLSSTDLLTIGDGWLSRLDPGSFQAIDAAPLQAQLGPASERFLSELPSDWKGKIFPVGVSPWVMLFRGEPALKRQAANSWDVLLQPELKGNVLLPSSPRLVMSLAEHMQSPDALRSLKQAAISFDDRHALNWLLQGDAQVAVLPLQRCMAALLRDQRLHAVLPAQGAPLNWTVMLRPRSSKEPLPQDWVEKAWEEPLLSRMLSAGWVPPLARSQLSTAMSRVPKRLRTLVLPSEEIWQRCWNLAPLDPSEQEALKAKWQALTP
- a CDS encoding aldo/keto reductase; the protein is MTTEPLDGAGIRRAFGTGPAVSLFTLGTMRALQDRAQMLAVLRAAHAAGINHLETAPAYGPAETFLGQALDQLAQEGIVPEGGWLITSKLLPGLSLEQGKRALSACLERLGRPFLHGLAVHGLNREKHLHWAVEGEGARLLDWALRSGLVGQVGFSSHGSNALIARAISTGRFRFCSLHLHLLDPARLPLALEALDAGMGVMAISPADKGGRLQAPSSRLKADCQPWDPLALAYRYLLAAGISTLTVGASRPSDLNLAASMASSDGALTPAEQTAVIRLEQLRQQRLGDTLCHQCRACLPCPKEVPIPELLRLRNLRLAHDLQEFTEERYNLIGRAGHWWEEVNAEGCETCGDCLPRCPHQLAIPDLLAETHQLLAAAPRRRLWG
- a CDS encoding nicotinate-nucleotide--dimethylbenzimidazole phosphoribosyltransferase, which encodes MAWSPSTLFEHPAGCTRLSGPASEFWSGAIHRFWSDPEPAPDLLLLLSSTLTAEVEGISAAGATSESRRYTAIADAELLLYGPSHRPRWPLPPLPAGVSPALISWVAAEAVKIQPWVGSIGLSKMPPFAHLHFENSELGPAACISSGQAMTPQRVMQLLNQGQRFGERLRHPLVLAECVPGGTTTALAVLCGLGVPAHDLISGSAIHPPMALKRDLVRQGLQSAKLSATPSAQELLAAVGDPFQAFATGLLIGSLKSRQPLLLAGGSQMATVLALALNMVSTKQRRLLCKQVLIGTTAWLAGEVLTPSGSKRASLVELLALLENHFDVSICALATGLRFQGSRHLALRDYELGHVKEGVGAGGLALLAQLRGLSLERISQACDNAMDQLLESKRKQQESPRDPAP
- a CDS encoding cytochrome c oxidase subunit 3, which codes for MTSLSPQDQAVEIQEHHEESHPDHRMFGLATFLVADAMTFAGFFAAYLTFKAVNPLLPGAVYELELPLPTLNTILLLVSSATFHRAGVNLRRSEMQRCRSWLLLTAALGLAFLASQMVEYFTLPFGLTDNLYASTFYALTGFHGLHVTLGALMILIVWWQCRTPEGRVSADNHFPLEAAELYWHFVDGIWVVLFVILYLI
- a CDS encoding riboflavin synthase gives rise to the protein MFTGLVQAVGRIERRGSGLVVSGCNPFAPLQLGDSVAVDGVCLTVAALVGDGFLANVSEETLQRSTLGRKASTGGAVNLEPALRLSDRLGGHLVSGHVDSIGEVLAIEALSQSWNLELRWRDAAYGRYICEKASVAVNGISLTVAGCSDAGARFWIAVIPHTWMATALRDLAPGDEVNLEIDLLARYTERLLDHSREGTPSAGGKHSSMSAEWLAAHGWS
- a CDS encoding AbrB family transcriptional regulator; protein product: MLTGQELLNRARSLSNRSEDEIARGCGYVGPSGRVLRKGFYKALVEAKGYKLPSSSSGGGGGTRGRQAEFKTRVHGNGNLLIGHACTRRLGLEPGQEFRIELRQDSRSIWLLPMNNEELKVAEVSADQAAKKDPG
- a CDS encoding cytochrome c oxidase subunit II, which gives rise to MPIPSAILTLVLGMILVLGGLWIGQNINLLPVDASVNAPIYDELFRVLFSIGTILFVGIVGLVVFSLVRFRRKAGQIGDGIALEGNLPLEIFWTAVPAIVVLFVGLFSYDIYERMGGMVPLGHGGHGDSQATEERVWGGIGTAGAMQASSEMAGAPLPVEVTAMQFAFLFHYPEGDIISGELHVPSGRPVSLKMEAKDVIHAFWVPEFRLKQDIIPGQPTLLNFTPTRPGRYPVVCAELCGPYHGGMRSTVVVESADDYDAWFQANRKLPVSEA
- the ctaD gene encoding cytochrome c oxidase subunit I; amino-acid sequence: MTLTLPQQSKPPSLQPTGWLRYLSFSVDHKVIGLQYLVCGFAFYLIGGALAGAIRTELTSPVADFMPRDVYNQVLTLHGTVMIFLWIVPVVNGAFGNYLIPFYVGARDMAFPRLNAVAFWLIPPAGLLLITSYFITGAAQSGWTAYPPLSLTTPASGQIIWILSVLLLGGSSIFGGINFIATILKLRRPGLKLMQLPMYCWAMLGTSILVVLSTPVLAGTLILLSFDIVAHTGFFNPGMGGNVVVYQHLFWFYSHPAVYIMVLPAFGLVSEILPIHCRKPLFGYTTMVYSIMAIVVLGLVVWAHHMFTSGTPPWMRLFFTIATAFIAVPTGIKFFNWLATLWGGKISLNSAVLFSCGFIINFVLGGITGVALAQVPFDVHVHDTYFVVAHFHYIVYGGSVFVIFASVYHWFPKVTGRMLDENLGRFHFLLTFIGFNLCFAPQHWLGLNGMPRRVAEYDPQFAFVNQISSVGALLMALSTLPFLWNVFVSARSGQIAGDNPWRALTPEWLTSSPPPVENWKGEPPLVTHPYGYGIPADKIDLKDASGSDLWSSGR
- a CDS encoding heme o synthase, which gives rise to MPPSLTRDEVVPSRKRIKLPPWLEVAKPRLIPLLLATTLGGMALTEGWPLSSPRLACTLGGGALAAAAAGVLNCLWEQELDGRMLRTSGRALPSGRLSPSAAFVGAVSCTLAAAALLVSGVNCLAAGLSLLGLCSYVLLYTALLKPRTTQNIVVGGVAGAIPPLVGAAAATGHIGLSGWWLFALVMVWTPAHFWALALLLHDDYRAVGIPMLPVVKGPLVTTRAIRRYGWATILLSFLGIWALPEGGALYGLLILPFNGRLLQMVERLAAEPNNRDRAKGLFRWSILYLFGICLLLVMSRMSGSAQFDLEVRTVVDILAGGFLPVAS